In Oenanthe melanoleuca isolate GR-GAL-2019-014 chromosome 22, OMel1.0, whole genome shotgun sequence, the following proteins share a genomic window:
- the LOC130262027 gene encoding BAG family molecular chaperone regulator 4-like isoform X1, which yields MRRRPGTARAGRAPPAAAPLRRASRARGAAADWARGAGGGASAAAMEPRAAGPCPLHPAGAPRPPAAAAQAMDSPYANGAYSPPYPPYASLPQPRGFYCSGPARSPYPPEPPGLYRPPSPAPAWSFVPPECPSEGSALRRQQQGPGYSPPQTPGMPMPQYPYGDGSAGLTGPQPRALEDTWGPPSVYGVQPRYGWPAASGHSNLYVSDSHPGWTGSGAPAQPPSWEPQGQDSVYDRAEQSPSPHSYYSDVEQRPSGPVTEHRMAKAAPCQPRVQYSAQPQLYELAPRKALAGSRELGRRAAEQPCSNPAALQPEIQRILHVMGEAGQLEEEVDEFVGKKTDKSYRLLEEMLTKLLLELDSIETGGQDSVRQARKESVHRIQAILEKLERKGL from the exons ATGCGCCGCCGCCCCGGAACCGCCCGCGCCGGGCGGGCGCCACCCGCCGCTGCCCCTTTAAGGCGCGCCAGCCGTGcgcgcggggccgccgccgattgggcgcggggcgcggggggcggggcctcgGCGGCGGCCATGGAGCCCCGCGCGGCCGGGCCGTGCCCGCTGCACCCCGCGggggccccgcgcccgcccgcgGCGGCCGCGCAG GCCATGGATTCTCCCTATGCCAACGGAGCCTACAGCCCCCCGTACCCGCCCTATGCCAGCCTGCCGCAGCCACGGGGCTTCTACTGCTCGGGGCCGGCGCGCAGCCCCTacccccccgagccccccggcCTCTACCGGCCCCCGTCGCCCGCCCCCGCCTGGAGCTTTGTGCCCCCCGAGTGTCCCAGCGAGGGCTCCGCGCTCCGCCggcagcagcagggccccgGCTACTCCCCGCCGCAG ACCCCAGGAATGCCGATGCCGCAGTATCCGTACGGAGATGGCAGTGCAGGGCTCACGGGgccacagcccagagccctggagGACACCTGGGGCCCCCCCTCAGTCTATGGGGTGCAGCCACGTTACGGCTGGCCCGCGGCCTCGGGGCACAGCAACCTCTACGTCTCTGATTCACACCCAGGCTGGACTGGCAGtggggctcctgcccagcctccctcctgggagccacagggacag GACTCTGTCTatgacagagctgagcagagccccagcccccACAGTTACTACTCTGACGTGGAGCAGCGGCCCTCGGGGCCAGTGACTGAGCACAGGATGGCCAAGGCCGCCCCGTGCCAGCCCCGGGTGCAGTacagtgcccagccccagctctaCGAGCTCGCCCCACGGAAGGCCCTGGCCGGGAGCCGCGAGCTGGGCCgcagggctgctgagcagccttGCAGCaatcctgcagccctgcagcccgAGATCCAGAGGATCCTGCACGTGATGGGGGAGGCTGGACAGCTGGAGGAAGAGGTGGATGAGTTTGTAGGGAAAAAGACAGATAAATCCTATCGGCTCCTGGAGGAGATGCTgaccaagctgctgctggagctggattcCATTGAGACTGGGGGCCAGGACAGCGTCCGGCAGGCCAGGAAAGAGTCCGTCCACAGAATTCAGGCCATACtggaaaaactggaaagaaagGGATTGTGA
- the LOC130262027 gene encoding BAG family molecular chaperone regulator 4-like isoform X2 translates to MDSPYANGAYSPPYPPYASLPQPRGFYCSGPARSPYPPEPPGLYRPPSPAPAWSFVPPECPSEGSALRRQQQGPGYSPPQTPGMPMPQYPYGDGSAGLTGPQPRALEDTWGPPSVYGVQPRYGWPAASGHSNLYVSDSHPGWTGSGAPAQPPSWEPQGQDSVYDRAEQSPSPHSYYSDVEQRPSGPVTEHRMAKAAPCQPRVQYSAQPQLYELAPRKALAGSRELGRRAAEQPCSNPAALQPEIQRILHVMGEAGQLEEEVDEFVGKKTDKSYRLLEEMLTKLLLELDSIETGGQDSVRQARKESVHRIQAILEKLERKGL, encoded by the exons ATGGATTCTCCCTATGCCAACGGAGCCTACAGCCCCCCGTACCCGCCCTATGCCAGCCTGCCGCAGCCACGGGGCTTCTACTGCTCGGGGCCGGCGCGCAGCCCCTacccccccgagccccccggcCTCTACCGGCCCCCGTCGCCCGCCCCCGCCTGGAGCTTTGTGCCCCCCGAGTGTCCCAGCGAGGGCTCCGCGCTCCGCCggcagcagcagggccccgGCTACTCCCCGCCGCAG ACCCCAGGAATGCCGATGCCGCAGTATCCGTACGGAGATGGCAGTGCAGGGCTCACGGGgccacagcccagagccctggagGACACCTGGGGCCCCCCCTCAGTCTATGGGGTGCAGCCACGTTACGGCTGGCCCGCGGCCTCGGGGCACAGCAACCTCTACGTCTCTGATTCACACCCAGGCTGGACTGGCAGtggggctcctgcccagcctccctcctgggagccacagggacag GACTCTGTCTatgacagagctgagcagagccccagcccccACAGTTACTACTCTGACGTGGAGCAGCGGCCCTCGGGGCCAGTGACTGAGCACAGGATGGCCAAGGCCGCCCCGTGCCAGCCCCGGGTGCAGTacagtgcccagccccagctctaCGAGCTCGCCCCACGGAAGGCCCTGGCCGGGAGCCGCGAGCTGGGCCgcagggctgctgagcagccttGCAGCaatcctgcagccctgcagcccgAGATCCAGAGGATCCTGCACGTGATGGGGGAGGCTGGACAGCTGGAGGAAGAGGTGGATGAGTTTGTAGGGAAAAAGACAGATAAATCCTATCGGCTCCTGGAGGAGATGCTgaccaagctgctgctggagctggattcCATTGAGACTGGGGGCCAGGACAGCGTCCGGCAGGCCAGGAAAGAGTCCGTCCACAGAATTCAGGCCATACtggaaaaactggaaagaaagGGATTGTGA
- the LOC130261985 gene encoding phospholipase DDHD2-like isoform X1: MAAQPPPSAAEPVEAEPGGPYEAVAPHWFYCRVTDTRERWVPFSAQDSERLEEAHGAGKAQDDVVVPTSGGRYDVHLRARRRMAVYWEEEEAEVRRCTWFYKGDKDNKFIPYSESFSEELEEAYMIAVTLGEWKKKLESPNREVIILHNPKLMVHYHPVASSDDWVSTPTEQGRPRTVKRGVENIPVEIPNGEPLQIDHLVFVVHGIGPACDIRFRSIVQCVNDFRNVSLSMLQSHFRKAQEQQQVGRVEFLPVNWHSSLHSTGVDVDLERITLPSINRLRHFINDTILDVFFYNSSTYCQTIVDTVASEMNRLHRLFLQRNPQFRGGVSIAGHSLGSLILFDLLTNQKADPEEDEHCAQVWEVTDPFLLQLHGDGGEHNMHRSRLVSRKHDPFWICSQGSRTTSSMVGIEEVKEILKKLELSEYCDVFEKEKMDRQALFLCTDKNLKEMGIPLGPRMKILHYISSKTEMKDQSSAAPRHSECGAKPGSLSQHGDSSEEIRSCQYRDVGLGQVSANYPQLSYKPSIFFAFGSPIGMFLTVRGVKRIDPSYSLPTCKGFFNIFHPFDPVAYRIEPMIVPELEFEPMLLPHHKGRKRMHLELKEGLTRMSVDLKNNLLGSLRVAWQSFTRAPLPALEPGSAEAEAEAEAGTEKQPDTKAEEPPAAVKEEPPPVNVGRLNGGNRIDYVLQEKPIESFNEYLFALQGHLCYWESEDTVLLVLKEIYKTQGITLDQPLPGSQ; this comes from the exons ATGGCCGCGCAGCCGCCGCCCAGCGCCGCCGAGCCCGTGGAAGCGGAGCCGGGCGGGCCGTACGAGGCGGTGGCGCCGCACTGGTTCTACTGCAGGGTGACGGACACGCGGGAGCGCTGGGTGCCGTTCAGCGCGCAGGACTCGGAGCGGCTGGAGGAGGCGCACGGCGCAG GGAAGGCCCAGGATGACGTGGTTGTCCCCACCTCGGGGGGCAGGTACGACGTGCACCTGCGGGCGCGGCGGCGCATGGCCGTGtactgggaggaggaggaggctgaagTGCGACGCTGCACCTGGTTTTACAAGGGGGACAAGGACAATAAGTTCATTCCCTACTCGGAGTCCTtcagtgaggagctggag GAAGCTTACATGATTGCAGTGACCCTGGGAGAGTGGAAGAAGAAGCTGGAGTCCCCCAACAGAGAAGTCATTATCCTGCACAACCCAAAG CTGATGGTTCACTACCACCCCGTGGCCAGCTCTGATGACTGGGTCTCCACCCCCACGGAACAAGGTCGGCCCCGCACTGTGAAGAGAGGAGTGGAGAACATCCCTGTGGAGATCCCCAACG gaGAGCCGCTGCAGATCGACCACCTGGTGTTCGTGGTGCACGGGATCGGCCCCGCCTGCGACATCCGCTTCCGCAGCATCGTGCAGTGCG TGAATGATTTCAGGAACGTCTCCCTCAGCATGCTGCAGTCCCACTTCAGGAaggcccaggagcagcagcaggttggCCGGGTGGAGTTCCTGCCCGTGaactggcacagctccctgcactcCACAGGCGTGGACGT TGACCTGGAGCGGATCACGCTGCCCAGCATCAACCGCCTGCGTCACTTCATCAACGACACCATCCTGGACGTGTTCTTCTACAACAGCTCCACCTACTGCCAGACCATCGTGGACACGGTGGCCTCGGAGATGAACCGTCTGCACCGGCTCTTCCTGCAGAGGAACCCGCAGTTCAGGGGCGGGGTGTCCATCGCGGGGCACAGCCTGG GATCACTCATTTTGTTTGATCTCCTGACTAACCAGAAGGCTGATCCCGAGGAGGATGAGCACTGTGCACAGGTATGGGAGGTCACTGACccctttctcctgcagctgcatggGGATGGGGGAGAGCACAACATGCACAGGAGCAGACTGGTGAGCAGAAAGCATGATCCCTTCTGGATCTGTTCACAGGGGTCCAGGACAACCTCAAGCATGGTGGGTATTGAGGAAGTAAAAGAAATCCTGAAGAAGCTGGAGCTGTCTGAGTATTGTGATGtttttgaaaaggagaaaatggacAGGCAAGCACTG tttttgtgCACAGACAAAAACCTTAAAGAAATGGGAATTCCCTTAGGGCCAAGAATGAAAATACTCCATTACATCAGCTCCAAGACAGAGATGaag gatcagagctcagcagctcccaggcacagtGAGTGTGGAGCCAAGCCAGGATCCCTGTCCCAGCATGGGGACAGCTCAGAGGAGATCAGGAGCTGCCAGTACAGGGACGTGGGCTTGGGACAG GTGTCAGCAAACTACCCCCAGCTGAGCTACAAGCCCAGCATCTTCTTCGCCTTCGGCTCTCCCATCGGGATGTTCCTCACCGTGCGAGGGGTGAAGCGCATCGACCCCAGCTACAGCCTGCCCACCTGCAAGGGCTTCTTCAACATCTTCCACCCT TTTGACCCGGTGGCGTATCGCATCGAGCCCATGATCGTCCCGGAGCTGGAGTTCGAGCCCATGCTGCTGCCCCACCACAAGGGCAGGAAGAGGATGCACCTTG AACTGAAGGAGGGGCTGACCCGCATGAGCGTGGACCTGAAGAACAacctgctgggctccctgcgCGTGGCCTGGCAGTCCTTCACCCGCGccccgctgccagccctggagccagggaGCGCTGAGGCTGAGGCTGAGGCAGAGGCTGGCACTGAGAAGCAGCCAG ACACGAAGGCAGAGgagcccccagcagcagtgaaggaAGAGCCCCCCCCAGTCAACGTGGGGAGGCTGAACGGAGGGAACCGCATCGACTACGTGCTGCAGGAGAAGCCAATAGAGAGCTTCAATGAGTATTTGTTTGCACTCCAGGGGCATCTCTGCTACTG ggagtCAGAGGACACGGTTCTGCTGGTTCTGAAGGAGATCTACAAGACACAAGGCATCACACTGGATCAACCTTTACCAGGAAGCCAGTGA
- the LOC130261985 gene encoding phospholipase DDHD2-like isoform X2, with amino-acid sequence MAAQPPPSAAEPVEAEPGGPYEAVAPHWFYCRVTDTRERWVPFSAQDSERLEEAHGAGKAQDDVVVPTSGGRYDVHLRARRRMAVYWEEEEAEVRRCTWFYKGDKDNKFIPYSESFSEELEEAYMIAVTLGEWKKKLESPNREVIILHNPKLMVHYHPVASSDDWVSTPTEQGRPRTVKRGVENIPVEIPNGEPLQIDHLVFVVHGIGPACDIRFRSIVQCVNDFRNVSLSMLQSHFRKAQEQQQVGRVEFLPVNWHSSLHSTGVDVDLERITLPSINRLRHFINDTILDVFFYNSSTYCQTIVDTVASEMNRLHRLFLQRNPQFRGGVSIAGHSLGSLILFDLLTNQKADPEEDEHCAQGSRTTSSMVGIEEVKEILKKLELSEYCDVFEKEKMDRQALFLCTDKNLKEMGIPLGPRMKILHYISSKTEMKDQSSAAPRHSECGAKPGSLSQHGDSSEEIRSCQYRDVGLGQVSANYPQLSYKPSIFFAFGSPIGMFLTVRGVKRIDPSYSLPTCKGFFNIFHPFDPVAYRIEPMIVPELEFEPMLLPHHKGRKRMHLELKEGLTRMSVDLKNNLLGSLRVAWQSFTRAPLPALEPGSAEAEAEAEAGTEKQPDTKAEEPPAAVKEEPPPVNVGRLNGGNRIDYVLQEKPIESFNEYLFALQGHLCYWESEDTVLLVLKEIYKTQGITLDQPLPGSQ; translated from the exons ATGGCCGCGCAGCCGCCGCCCAGCGCCGCCGAGCCCGTGGAAGCGGAGCCGGGCGGGCCGTACGAGGCGGTGGCGCCGCACTGGTTCTACTGCAGGGTGACGGACACGCGGGAGCGCTGGGTGCCGTTCAGCGCGCAGGACTCGGAGCGGCTGGAGGAGGCGCACGGCGCAG GGAAGGCCCAGGATGACGTGGTTGTCCCCACCTCGGGGGGCAGGTACGACGTGCACCTGCGGGCGCGGCGGCGCATGGCCGTGtactgggaggaggaggaggctgaagTGCGACGCTGCACCTGGTTTTACAAGGGGGACAAGGACAATAAGTTCATTCCCTACTCGGAGTCCTtcagtgaggagctggag GAAGCTTACATGATTGCAGTGACCCTGGGAGAGTGGAAGAAGAAGCTGGAGTCCCCCAACAGAGAAGTCATTATCCTGCACAACCCAAAG CTGATGGTTCACTACCACCCCGTGGCCAGCTCTGATGACTGGGTCTCCACCCCCACGGAACAAGGTCGGCCCCGCACTGTGAAGAGAGGAGTGGAGAACATCCCTGTGGAGATCCCCAACG gaGAGCCGCTGCAGATCGACCACCTGGTGTTCGTGGTGCACGGGATCGGCCCCGCCTGCGACATCCGCTTCCGCAGCATCGTGCAGTGCG TGAATGATTTCAGGAACGTCTCCCTCAGCATGCTGCAGTCCCACTTCAGGAaggcccaggagcagcagcaggttggCCGGGTGGAGTTCCTGCCCGTGaactggcacagctccctgcactcCACAGGCGTGGACGT TGACCTGGAGCGGATCACGCTGCCCAGCATCAACCGCCTGCGTCACTTCATCAACGACACCATCCTGGACGTGTTCTTCTACAACAGCTCCACCTACTGCCAGACCATCGTGGACACGGTGGCCTCGGAGATGAACCGTCTGCACCGGCTCTTCCTGCAGAGGAACCCGCAGTTCAGGGGCGGGGTGTCCATCGCGGGGCACAGCCTGG GATCACTCATTTTGTTTGATCTCCTGACTAACCAGAAGGCTGATCCCGAGGAGGATGAGCACTGTGCACAG GGGTCCAGGACAACCTCAAGCATGGTGGGTATTGAGGAAGTAAAAGAAATCCTGAAGAAGCTGGAGCTGTCTGAGTATTGTGATGtttttgaaaaggagaaaatggacAGGCAAGCACTG tttttgtgCACAGACAAAAACCTTAAAGAAATGGGAATTCCCTTAGGGCCAAGAATGAAAATACTCCATTACATCAGCTCCAAGACAGAGATGaag gatcagagctcagcagctcccaggcacagtGAGTGTGGAGCCAAGCCAGGATCCCTGTCCCAGCATGGGGACAGCTCAGAGGAGATCAGGAGCTGCCAGTACAGGGACGTGGGCTTGGGACAG GTGTCAGCAAACTACCCCCAGCTGAGCTACAAGCCCAGCATCTTCTTCGCCTTCGGCTCTCCCATCGGGATGTTCCTCACCGTGCGAGGGGTGAAGCGCATCGACCCCAGCTACAGCCTGCCCACCTGCAAGGGCTTCTTCAACATCTTCCACCCT TTTGACCCGGTGGCGTATCGCATCGAGCCCATGATCGTCCCGGAGCTGGAGTTCGAGCCCATGCTGCTGCCCCACCACAAGGGCAGGAAGAGGATGCACCTTG AACTGAAGGAGGGGCTGACCCGCATGAGCGTGGACCTGAAGAACAacctgctgggctccctgcgCGTGGCCTGGCAGTCCTTCACCCGCGccccgctgccagccctggagccagggaGCGCTGAGGCTGAGGCTGAGGCAGAGGCTGGCACTGAGAAGCAGCCAG ACACGAAGGCAGAGgagcccccagcagcagtgaaggaAGAGCCCCCCCCAGTCAACGTGGGGAGGCTGAACGGAGGGAACCGCATCGACTACGTGCTGCAGGAGAAGCCAATAGAGAGCTTCAATGAGTATTTGTTTGCACTCCAGGGGCATCTCTGCTACTG ggagtCAGAGGACACGGTTCTGCTGGTTCTGAAGGAGATCTACAAGACACAAGGCATCACACTGGATCAACCTTTACCAGGAAGCCAGTGA